The DNA window TCGATTGATCTGCGCACATTCCAGCACTGCTGGCGGGTCCGGCATCGTCGCCAGCACGATCATCGCGCGGCCAATGGCCTCGTTGCTGGTCACCAGCGAAGGCAGGACGCGGCCCGCCGCCGCCATCAAGGGGCCGCCGAAGCGGTACAGCGGCTTCAATGCCGCATGACGGGTGCCGGTTCCCGCCACCGGGCGTACCCCGGCTGGACGCAGCATGACGGTGCGCACCGCGAGCTGCGCCAGCGCGGCCTCGGTCTCGCCCTTGATGCGCAGCGGCATGATCCGGCTGTGTGGATTGGCGTGGGCGCCAGAGACATACAGGAACCGGCCGTCCGGATTCGCTTCCGCCCACGCTGCAGCCACAGCCAGAGTGGCATCGAGCGTCACCTTCCGATACTCATCCTCAGCGGTGCCGACCGGTGGCGCGCCGGCGCAGTAGAAACAGGCATCGAATCCGGCCAACTGCGGGCTCACGTTGCGGGCCTGCTGGAAATCCGCGAGCACGATCTGCTCGATTCGAGCGTCCAGCCCGGCCTTGCTGCGGACCAAGGCTGCGGTCCGCGCAACCTGCGGCGAAGCGAGGCAGGCACGGGCAACGCCCTGCCCGACCAGTCCGGTTGCACCGGTCAGCAGAATCCGCAGCGGGCGTGTTTCGTGCATGCGTTGACCTTGAAGAAGACTAGAGTTTGACGAAGCGCTGGATTTTTCGGGCCAGCCAACCGCTGAACACCAGCGGCGCGTCCAGCGCGGAAACGCAGATACACGGTACACCAGGCGCCGTTACCGGCTGGTGCTCGACGTCCTCGTCCAGGTCTGCAACATCGCCGGGCGCGAACAGCCCCAGCGCATCATTGTAGGAGCCTCGCAGGATCTGGGTCAGTTCGCTGCGGCCGTGGCTATGCATCGGCAGGCATTTGCCCGGCGCGATCTTCAACATGATCAGCGAAGGCATCTGCTCGGCGCGGATGCAATGCACACCGGGGGCCATCCAGCGCCAGTGCAGCCGACCCAGCGAATCGCCAAAGTAAGGATGCAGCGACTTCGGCAGATGGTCCGGATCGGCCTCGGGCCGTTCCGGCGGCATCGACCGCAGCGGGCTCGATACGATGCCGGCGTGGTCCTCACCGAGCTGCGCAAGCATTGCGTCGCGCAGCCCTGCCCGCCGCGCCTCAGCTGCCGGCGGCTGGGTCTGCTCCAGCAGTGCGGCACCGATGGCCTCCGCTTCGCGCAGGCGCTGGCGGCAGTGCGGGCACTGTTCCAGATGCGTGCCGGCGACGATGCTCAAGGGCGTCGGCAGGGCGCCGGCGGCGTAGCTCATCAACGTCGACTCATGCAGGTGATGGTGCGGATTCATGATGCACCCCCGACCTTCGACTGCAACTGCAGGAACGCTCGTCGCAGGTGCGACTTGACCGTACCCAGCGGCATGCCCAGCGCCTGTGCGATCTCGCTGTGGCTCTTGGCCTCGAAATAGGACATCCGCACCAGGCGCGCCTGTGTGGCCGGCAACTCGTTGATACGCTGGCGCAGACGGGCATGATCGGCAAACTGTTCGGCGCTGCTGCGTTCGCTGACATCTCCAGCGGCAGCATCCTCCACCGCCTCCTGCACCTGCATCCAGCTGCGCTCACGGCGCACGCGGTCGATGTGCAGGTTGCGGCCGATGCGGTACAGCCAGGTGCTCAGCGCGCCCTGCGCAGGATCGAATTCGGACGCGCGCAGCCACAGGCGCAGCAGGCACTCCTGGGCCAGTTCTTCGGCCACCGCCGCAGGTGCGCCAAGGCCGCGCAGGTAGATGCACAGGCGCGGCATGAAATGGTCGTAGATGCGCATGAAACAGTCACGGTCGCGCAGCCGGGCGACGCCGTCCATCTCGCCATTCCAGTTCGTCGGCTCGTTGCTGGGCTGCTGTGAACTGGACACGATCCGCGCGGTGTCAAAGGAAAGAGAGGGGCTGGCGGGAGGACGGTACATCGGCGGGGGCAGCCGTTGAGTGAAGAGGAGTCCTTGTCTCTACGCACAGCAGCACCGGTTGGATGCACCCCGGATGGGCGCCAGCGTGCATCCAGCCGGTGCCACCGCCCGTACAGCCGGGCAAGCCTCCCATGGATCGCCCCGATGCGTGTTGCCTGGTTGTTGATGGTTGCCCCCTGCGCCGCCGGTGCGGCGCCGCTATTGCGTTCGGAGGGCGTTGCCACCCTACCCGATGGAACCGCCGCCTACCGCGAAGTGCATTGGCAGCGCGGCGCCGGCGATGGCAGCGAGCGCTGGGTGGAGTACCTCTGCCCTGCAGGGCAGCCCTTCGCCCGCAAACAGATGCCCGCCGCCGCGCGGCTGCAGGCGCGGGGCTATGTGCTGCAGGACGCCCGCAGCGGCCAGGCGGCCCGCGTGGTGGTCGGCCGCGACGGGGTGCAGGTCGACTGGAAGGAAGACAGGTCTTCGCCATCACGAACGAAGCAGCTGCCTCTACCGGCGGATGCCGTGATCGACGTCGGCTTCGATGCCGCCGTACGGGCCCACTGGCAGACGCTGTTGGGTGGTACGCCGGTCAGCCTGCCCTTTCTGGTCCCCGGGCGGCAGCGCTTCTATCCCGTGCAGGTGCAGTACCGCGGCCTGGTGCGCTGGCAAGGGCTTGCCGCCCATGCGGTGGAGGTCCGCCTTGATACCTGGTTCGGGGCGGTGGCGCCGCGTCTTTCGCTGGTCTACGCCGATGCCGATCGCCGTCTGCTGGAGTTCCGCGGCACCAGCAATCTGCGCGATGCGCGTGGCGATTATCCGCAGGTGACCGTGCGCTTCTCGGCACCCGCAACGGAACGACCGGAGCAACGCTGGCGCGATGAACTGCAGCGACCGCTGGTATCGAGCTGCGTTGTGACAACCAAGTGAAAACACAGACGGATGCGATCCACTGCATCCAACCTGCACTACTACACGTAGAGGTAGGCAATCGACTCCCTCGGGCTTCCGTCCATGGCATCCGCAGCGCCTCCACTCCGCAGACGTTCGCGCCTGTTGCGTACCTTCCAGCGCTGGTTCGATACCGATGCCGGAAGCGAAGCGGCGGCCGACGGTGGCCAGGGTGACCGCATCGACTGGCTGCGCGCCCTGCCCTTCGCGCTGCTGCATGTGGCCTGCCTCGGGGTGATCTGGGTAGGCGTGTCCTGGACGGCCGTCGCGGTCGCGGTGTTCCTGTACGCGATCAGGATGTTCGCCATCACCGCGTTCTATCACCGCTACTTCTCTCACCGTACCTTCGAGGCATCGCGCACCGTGCAGTTCGTGTTCGCGGTCATCGGTGCCGCCAGCGTGCAGCGTGGCCCCCTCTGGTGGGCAGCCCACCACCGCCATCACCACCGCCACGCGGATCAACCGCAGGACCCGCACTCCCCTCGCCAGGGCGGATTCTGGCGCAGCCACATGGGATGGTTCCTCACCCGCGGCGCCTTTGCCACCGATCTGCAGCGCATTCCCGATCTGGCCAAATACCCTGAGCTGCGCTGGCTGGACCGGTTCGACACCGTGGTTCCGGTGTTGCTGGCCGCTGCCTTGTACGGCCTCGGTGCGGTACTGGAGCGCGTGGCCCCGGCCTTGCATACCTCCGGCCCACAGCTGCTGGTCTGGGGCTTCTTCATCTCCACCGTCGTGCTGTTCCATGCCACGGTCACCATCAATTCGTTGGCGCACCGCTTCGGCCGGCGCCGCTTCGAGACCCGCGATGACAGCCGCAACAACCTGTGGCTGGCCCTGCTGACCTTCGGCGAGGGCTGGCACAACAACCATCACTTCTTCCCCGGCACCGCGCGCCAGGGCTTCCGCTGGTGGGAGATCGACATCAGCTGGTATGGCCTGCGGGTGATGGCCGCGCTGGGCCTGGTGAAGGGCCTCAAGCCGATCCCGGCCTGGGTATTGGCCAAGGCGAG is part of the Stenotrophomonas lactitubi genome and encodes:
- a CDS encoding acyl-CoA desaturase, giving the protein MASAAPPLRRRSRLLRTFQRWFDTDAGSEAAADGGQGDRIDWLRALPFALLHVACLGVIWVGVSWTAVAVAVFLYAIRMFAITAFYHRYFSHRTFEASRTVQFVFAVIGAASVQRGPLWWAAHHRHHHRHADQPQDPHSPRQGGFWRSHMGWFLTRGAFATDLQRIPDLAKYPELRWLDRFDTVVPVLLAAALYGLGAVLERVAPALHTSGPQLLVWGFFISTVVLFHATVTINSLAHRFGRRRFETRDDSRNNLWLALLTFGEGWHNNHHFFPGTARQGFRWWEIDISWYGLRVMAALGLVKGLKPIPAWVLAKARH
- a CDS encoding sigma-70 family RNA polymerase sigma factor — encoded protein: MYRPPASPSLSFDTARIVSSSQQPSNEPTNWNGEMDGVARLRDRDCFMRIYDHFMPRLCIYLRGLGAPAAVAEELAQECLLRLWLRASEFDPAQGALSTWLYRIGRNLHIDRVRRERSWMQVQEAVEDAAAGDVSERSSAEQFADHARLRQRINELPATQARLVRMSYFEAKSHSEIAQALGMPLGTVKSHLRRAFLQLQSKVGGAS
- a CDS encoding ChrR family anti-sigma-E factor → MNPHHHLHESTLMSYAAGALPTPLSIVAGTHLEQCPHCRQRLREAEAIGAALLEQTQPPAAEARRAGLRDAMLAQLGEDHAGIVSSPLRSMPPERPEADPDHLPKSLHPYFGDSLGRLHWRWMAPGVHCIRAEQMPSLIMLKIAPGKCLPMHSHGRSELTQILRGSYNDALGLFAPGDVADLDEDVEHQPVTAPGVPCICVSALDAPLVFSGWLARKIQRFVKL
- a CDS encoding NAD(P)H-binding protein gives rise to the protein MHETRPLRILLTGATGLVGQGVARACLASPQVARTAALVRSKAGLDARIEQIVLADFQQARNVSPQLAGFDACFYCAGAPPVGTAEDEYRKVTLDATLAVAAAWAEANPDGRFLYVSGAHANPHSRIMPLRIKGETEAALAQLAVRTVMLRPAGVRPVAGTGTRHAALKPLYRFGGPLMAAAGRVLPSLVTSNEAIGRAMIVLATMPDPPAVLECAQINRLGSASAG